The DNA window TACCTTTTGCTGACTCTGCGATCATGACAGACCAACTCTGTTGAACCAAGCCTGATAGCCAACTGCGTACAGGTTCAGGTGACTTCTGAGCAATTTGCTTGAGGCGTATGATGGGATCGGCTTCAGAGCTTTGCATACGTTTTCGCGCAGCAAGCAATGAGGCCATTTTCGGGTCTGGTGAGTCGGCAATGTCCTTCATATATGTGCGTAGCTGACTCAATGCTGTGACGATTTCATCCCATGGAGTAGGGGAGTTTGGCGTTTCATTAATTTGCAATTGATTCAGTTGATAGAAAGCTTGTTCTACTCGCCGCATGAGTAAGTAGTCTGGTTGTACAAATTCTTCCGCTGAATTGGCAGCCTTATCGATGGCTTCTGTTGCCAGTTTAGGCAGTTTATTAGCGAAAAGCTCTTTATTACCTGTTGGTGAGAAATGCGTGTTCGAGTAGACCTGCTTCAACACAGTAGTAAGGGGTGATGATGGTCCTGATACCAGATCAATCGCGTTAGTAAGGTCACCAATGGAGTCATACTTTTTAACTTTTAACTCACTCAGTGCGTTGCGCCAATAAGTAACATAATCATCAGCGTATCGCTTGCGGATTTTGTCTTTAAAGACAGAGAGCTCCTTTTTACTTGGAATCACATTCTTAGACAGTCCTAACACCCAGTTATTGGCGATTACATCTTTAGACATAAGATCAACTCGTGGACGATAAAAAGTGCTGAACCCAGTCGCAGTGTAGACTTTACTGATATCAATTAATTGCTGATCAACTTTGTCGTTGAAGACATTATTGAAGTCAAAGCCCACGGCACGCTCTAAATTAAGAGTCCCAAGATCAATAGCTTCAGCCTGATGAATTAACTGAGCATAGACAAGATCGATATTCGATTGTGCGAGCAATGTTCGGCGTGTAGCTCGTACAATTCCCATATTAATATCGACGGGAGGGAAGTCAGTTCTGAAATATGCATTCAGGTATTTCATGGTTGTGCTGACTTGCTCTGACTCGCCAATTACCTTAGATAAGGTTGAGTTGGTTTGTGCAGTCATATAAGCCAAATCACGCTTATTTGGCTCTTTTAACATCAGGTAGCCTTTCAAAACGGGTAGGGCTTTAAGCGGTTGATCCTGATATTTGGTTAACTGCACACGATATGTTTGCTCGATAACCGGTACTAACTCTTTTTGTATTGAGTCAATGAGGGCCTGATAAGCCATCTTAGTGGTCGGCTCTAATCGGCTTATATGAAGAGAAAGCATCTCTTCGTCCATGGCCTTACTGCCTTCTAACCAAGCATCATAGATGGGGTTAATCTTCTTAATTGCATTTGCCAAGCTTTCGTCTAATTGTCGACTTGAGCTCAGCTGAACAGTTTCTGTTTCAATATCTAGTAATTGGTATATCACCTTTAAGTTGCTATCAAGAGTTGTTCCTAAAAGGTAAGCACCTCCGGAAAGAAACAGAATAGAGGCAGCCATGGCTAATCGGCTTTGCCTAAGTATACGCTTAAGGTAATTCTTGTTTTCGCCTGCAAAATCGGCCTCAGGCAGTATCTGAGATTCGACTAAGAAACGAGTAAAATACGATGTTTCAGAGAGTTGAGTATGCTCCGAAGCAATGATCGGTAAATTAAAGTAACTGCTGCAACTTTTAGCAAGTAAGTTGTACTTGCGTCCACCCTGCAGGCATGAAGCGAAAAATAGTTCTCGAAGGTCGAGATAATAGGCTCCACGATTGACGTCGCATAAACGTTGTACGACATACTCTATTTCCTTTTGGCATATCTCTAGCTGTTTAGGAAAAGCTAGAATAGCTTGTTTTTCTTTTGTGTCGTTTGAGGCAGAGGTAGAGTCTAGTGCATTACTTTCGATCACCCTTATAAGGTTTTTAAAACTATCGCGATAGTAATCGACAAGAACACCTTTAGAGTCTTTTAGAGCAATTGATAGGTACTCGATGTTGTGTTTAAGAGGACTCTGCTGAACATATTCTTTAAAGCCTTGAAGCTTGTCTAATTTAGAGATCACCATATAAATGGGAAGCGCTGTACTTGTTCTATCACAAATAGATGAAATACGTTCGATAAGCGCGGTAAGAGTATAATCGATCTGCTCTTCTTCAGAAATAATCAAAAACTCGAGATCGGTGAAAAACAGGCAACCAGCAAATGGTTTACGTGGTCGACTTTTTAGTATTTCTGTAATCAGTGTTGTCCATAGTGACGAGTCGGAAGCGGACACTTCTTGAAAGACTAAACGTTGATCAGGTTTTAAATAGATAGCATCATCAGATTCATACCACTCAAAGAAGTCATTTTTCTTCGTCTTTGAATTGTCCAAGGCTTTGATAGCATTTGAACTAAACAGGAATTGCTTTTTGCCAGCCGCTCGGTTGCCCAACATCAAATATATCGGTTTAGCTTTAGAGTTATTAAGCAGAGGTCTAATGACTAGGCTTAATGCCTCCTCTTCTGTTTCAAGCTGTTGGTCTTTATTCTGCTTTCTTTTTCTAACAAAAAGAACGGCTTGATAGGCTAGAAAAATGAGTGCTATAAGACCAATGCCGATAAACCAAATAGTCTTTGTTACAGTATCGGGCGCCCAAAAGTGTGCTGCTGAGAGTCCACCAATAAACACTATAGCGAGTACAGTGGATAGAAATATAGGATGACGTATTATATTTTTTAACATGATTATTCAGCCACGACTTTATCGAGTGATGTTTGGGTTTGTGTCGCTTTGAGTTGAGCGATTTTATGTAAATAGACGTTGATTAAATTCAACGAGCGATCGAGTTCTTCTGGATCATTGGTTTTTTCTGCATATTCAATTCTGCCCAATAAAGGGAATAAAGAGTTGCTATATTGATATGCGAGTTCGGTATTGGAATCGTTGGTATCAAGCTTTAAGTTCGCTATCGCGGTACGAGCACGTGCAAAGCGACGACTTATTTCTCTAAAATCCCTTTGCATTTGCTCGTCATAGCGTTCCAGTTCTGCTGATAAAACTTGCACTGAAGAGGAATCTGAATAAATTGTTGCAAGATTTTCAATGATTTCTTTTAATGTTTTAAGATTGGTTACTTTTTCTGGGGATTTATTCAAATCGAATACCATGGTATCAATCACCCCAATGAGAGGTTGTTTTAACCTCTCGATAGTATCCCTATTTTCAGTACTAAGATCATGAGTGACTTGCAACAATATGGAGACGTTGTTTGATGCTATTTTTTGTTCGTACTCTGTAAGTAGTAGGCTTTTCTTCAGATAAAAAGCACTTAAAGCTAAGATAAATACGCTTACAGCAATAGAAACAGCCCATACGGCAGAGTGACTTTTTTCAGGTTCAACATCGGCTGCAGGTTGCGTTTGTTTGGTTGGGGGATTTACTTTTACTGTGATTGCCCCTGCCACTTTCTCATTATTTGCTTTGGCCTTTTCTTTTTGCTGTAGGGCCCTTTTGTGTGCTTGTTCTCGCTTATCTTCTAACTCTTTTACATCGTCAATGAACTGACTCAAGATACGTCTTATCCCTCCAAGAGAGGGTGCTTTATGTCCATAGTGGAGTCTCAGTTCTTCCTCTATTCTTAGACACACTCTGTGTCCTGCTTCTAGAACAGCCATGTCATCGACGGTGACATTGAATAGCTTGACTCTCTTTTCGCCATGTTCGACTAGCCACTCTAACGCGCCCATGCGAGCACTGGATTTGGACACTTCTGGGTAACATGATGACCAATAAACCACACATAAATCTAAAATAACATTTAATGCGTCTACAAACCCGCTAAGACCATCGTTATGAGCAGACGCTACAGCATAGTAGCAGCCACAGCGTAAGTCTTTACTTTCATTTTTTAGTATGTCTTTAGAGAGTTGTTGTACTTTTTTCCATGAGACGCGCCCTGTTACCTTATTGATATTGTTTATCTGTCGCTTTATCTCCTCAAAATCTTCGAGGTTATTCGGGTTGACACCGCAAGGAGTCTGCTCGCTTATTGGTCGTCGAGCAAAGTCTGAAAAGTACATGAAATCCTACCCAAGTGACGCTAGTTATAAAGACTCAATCAATTTTATAAAAATTCTTAATTAAGACGTTTCATTATCAAGGGAGGATTTTACGTGGGAGAAAAGTAATTTGTAGATAGAATATTAATTAAACTTGATTAAAAGTTATTAAATGTGAGCGCTGCCAGCTGCAACTATGGTTTAATTGATATAACTATAAATTAAAAAGCGAGTGACATAGGTAATATGGTTAAATATACACCATATTATAAATCTGGTTGATTATAAAAATATTTACACATGATAGTGTGCTATCTAAACATCCTGTTTGAAATTTAATCGACCAGTCGAAATGTTCATTTTCATAGGGAAAAAGAAGGTAGTACTAGGAAAAAGGAAATATTTATGTGGTTTTTTTTTTTCGCTATTGAATTTGTTACCTACCCTGTTATTTTGCTCTCTCTTTCATTTGTATTTTTACTTTAGACCTTTTGAGGATAAAAGGATGAGTAAGTTAAGTCAGTGGAGCTTATTGGCTCTAGCATTTACCGTATCCGCAGTGGCCAATGCGAAAGGAGAGCGCTACGGTGGCTCTGTCAGTATGTTGAGTATCGATAACATAGAATATGAGCAGGGAGAGAGTGGTACCGCAGATGCTATCCGTTATGGCTTAGTGCATACTCGGCCGATCGATGAAGACAATAATCGTTGGCGATGGTGGTTAGGTTTTAACTATTTAAGTGAGGCTGTTGATGCTCCGTCAAGCGGTATATATCAGGAAGTGACCAACTATGAAATAAGGGTTGTTCCGCAATATGCATTAGGAAACTGGTCTATCTTCACCCCTTATATTGGTGCTGGCATTTCTGCTGCTTATAGTCAATATTCGAATCGTTGGCCTGTCGATGGTGAAGGGGTTAAGTATGGTTCACAGCTTGATGATATTGATCAGTTTGAAGCAGGAGCTGTGGCGACTATAGGTACGGTCATTAAGTTAGGAAGTGACCCAGATGCGCATATTCAGATCATCCCTCAAGCTTCATATATTTTACCTGTCTACAACGATGGTTTAGGTGGGCTTGAACTTACCGTGTCACTTCTGTTTTAGAGGGTAGTAGCTTTGTTGGAGCGATTAGTAATAGTTATATCAAAGCACCCTGAAGAGTACACGGGGGCTAAATTTATTGAGCTGCCAGAAAATGGCGGCTCCATTGGCCGTAATCCAGGCTGCTCAGTACCTTTGATTGATCACAATCGTTATATATCGAG is part of the Vibrio aquimaris genome and encodes:
- a CDS encoding type VI secretion system ImpA family N-terminal domain-containing protein, producing MYFSDFARRPISEQTPCGVNPNNLEDFEEIKRQINNINKVTGRVSWKKVQQLSKDILKNESKDLRCGCYYAVASAHNDGLSGFVDALNVILDLCVVYWSSCYPEVSKSSARMGALEWLVEHGEKRVKLFNVTVDDMAVLEAGHRVCLRIEEELRLHYGHKAPSLGGIRRILSQFIDDVKELEDKREQAHKRALQQKEKAKANNEKVAGAITVKVNPPTKQTQPAADVEPEKSHSAVWAVSIAVSVFILALSAFYLKKSLLLTEYEQKIASNNVSILLQVTHDLSTENRDTIERLKQPLIGVIDTMVFDLNKSPEKVTNLKTLKEIIENLATIYSDSSSVQVLSAELERYDEQMQRDFREISRRFARARTAIANLKLDTNDSNTELAYQYSNSLFPLLGRIEYAEKTNDPEELDRSLNLINVYLHKIAQLKATQTQTSLDKVVAE
- the tssM gene encoding type VI secretion system membrane subunit TssM gives rise to the protein MLKNIIRHPIFLSTVLAIVFIGGLSAAHFWAPDTVTKTIWFIGIGLIALIFLAYQAVLFVRKRKQNKDQQLETEEEALSLVIRPLLNNSKAKPIYLMLGNRAAGKKQFLFSSNAIKALDNSKTKKNDFFEWYESDDAIYLKPDQRLVFQEVSASDSSLWTTLITEILKSRPRKPFAGCLFFTDLEFLIISEEEQIDYTLTALIERISSICDRTSTALPIYMVISKLDKLQGFKEYVQQSPLKHNIEYLSIALKDSKGVLVDYYRDSFKNLIRVIESNALDSTSASNDTKEKQAILAFPKQLEICQKEIEYVVQRLCDVNRGAYYLDLRELFFASCLQGGRKYNLLAKSCSSYFNLPIIASEHTQLSETSYFTRFLVESQILPEADFAGENKNYLKRILRQSRLAMAASILFLSGGAYLLGTTLDSNLKVIYQLLDIETETVQLSSSRQLDESLANAIKKINPIYDAWLEGSKAMDEEMLSLHISRLEPTTKMAYQALIDSIQKELVPVIEQTYRVQLTKYQDQPLKALPVLKGYLMLKEPNKRDLAYMTAQTNSTLSKVIGESEQVSTTMKYLNAYFRTDFPPVDINMGIVRATRRTLLAQSNIDLVYAQLIHQAEAIDLGTLNLERAVGFDFNNVFNDKVDQQLIDISKVYTATGFSTFYRPRVDLMSKDVIANNWVLGLSKNVIPSKKELSVFKDKIRKRYADDYVTYWRNALSELKVKKYDSIGDLTNAIDLVSGPSSPLTTVLKQVYSNTHFSPTGNKELFANKLPKLATEAIDKAANSAEEFVQPDYLLMRRVEQAFYQLNQLQINETPNSPTPWDEIVTALSQLRTYMKDIADSPDPKMASLLAARKRMQSSEADPIIRLKQIAQKSPEPVRSWLSGLVQQSWSVMIAESAKGIQDQWYSEVYTKYTELALNKYPFDLNAEEEITLEDFELLFAKGGIIDTFVQQNLASFYDTNLWSPKRVEGETMPLTPQLLVQLKNYNVIRDTLINKSTNRVSIPFTTKVLDLDSSAIRATVSVADSQMSYYHGPSRIQELEWPPKSGEFNVSITIQDVTDEGKQYVLSKDGQWAIYRLLGQSTLTNQHDGSFVSDITVSGRDLKLRIKPLAQKNPFTLAELYNFSLPETINL